One genomic segment of Catalinimonas alkaloidigena includes these proteins:
- a CDS encoding glycosyltransferase family 2 protein has product MPSLVSIVIPCYNQGIFLEDSVNSALAQTYDDIEIIIVNDGSSDKFTNDLLRNYSKPKTRVITTKNNGLAEARNVGISNAKGKYILPLDADDKIAPFYCEKAIEKIEGDPTLGIIHCQTKYFGARDDLRQDPEYSLEVMLSKNIILCSGLFKKSDWEKVGGYNSNMVYGGEDWDFWLSVIGLGRKVYKIPEVCFFYRIRQNSMARSMNEEKFRALRKQIFLNHTQLYLENFPDPISLFWEKEKCLRRHERLLGSIEHKILSKLFYPLRKLLGKKDIDKS; this is encoded by the coding sequence ATGCCTAGTTTAGTTTCCATAGTCATCCCTTGCTATAATCAAGGTATCTTCTTAGAAGACTCTGTAAATTCTGCATTAGCACAGACCTATGACGATATTGAAATAATTATTGTAAATGATGGGTCATCAGATAAGTTTACTAACGATCTTCTTAGAAACTATAGTAAACCTAAAACCAGGGTTATTACTACAAAAAATAATGGCTTAGCTGAAGCACGTAATGTAGGTATCAGCAATGCAAAGGGTAAATATATTTTACCCCTGGATGCAGATGATAAAATTGCTCCCTTTTACTGTGAGAAGGCTATTGAAAAAATAGAGGGTGATCCTACTCTTGGTATAATTCACTGTCAAACGAAATATTTTGGTGCTAGAGATGACCTCAGGCAAGATCCTGAGTATTCACTAGAAGTTATGCTGAGCAAAAATATCATTCTCTGTAGTGGATTGTTTAAGAAGAGTGATTGGGAAAAAGTAGGGGGTTATAATTCCAATATGGTCTATGGAGGAGAAGACTGGGATTTTTGGCTTTCTGTTATTGGGTTAGGCAGGAAAGTATATAAAATACCTGAAGTCTGCTTTTTTTACAGAATTAGACAAAACTCTATGGCTCGTTCTATGAATGAAGAAAAATTCAGAGCATTAAGGAAGCAAATATTTCTTAATCATACTCAATTATACTTAGAAAACTTTCCTGATCCTATCAGTTTGTTCTGGGAAAAAGAAAAGTGTCTTAGGAGGCATGAAAGACTATTGGGCTCTATTGAACATAAAATTCTTTCAAAATTATTTTATCCTCTACGAAAACTTTTAGGTAAGAAGGACATTGATAAGTCATAA
- a CDS encoding glycosyltransferase family 2 protein has product MNQPQPLITVIMSVYNGLPYLRDAITSILHQSFSDFEFLIIDDASTDESVNVINSYNDSRIQLYQNQSNIGLTASLNKGLKLAKGKYIARMDADDISEHTRIEEQISLMEKHADIGLCGSWYQIIDGRVIKKPITHEEIMLGMLRRNPFGHSTIMIRASLLNKHKLIYNENFTSSQDYDLWSRIVEHTKAYNIPKVLVKYRLHTNQVSVKKEKEQLKNESKIKKQILQKVLADVSNKEILIHEKVIFNTHNISTKEFVSYVNFLKRLLKANTKSLRYHSGKLYEFTYKLWLSAIKNLQKPSLDIVFCIWRSPYPNRHGFINMLKLTTKLLISSYA; this is encoded by the coding sequence ATGAATCAGCCGCAGCCACTTATTACAGTCATTATGTCCGTATATAACGGATTGCCTTATTTGCGAGATGCAATTACTTCTATTCTGCATCAAAGCTTTTCGGATTTTGAGTTTTTAATTATTGATGATGCTTCAACTGATGAGAGTGTAAATGTTATTAATTCATATAATGACTCAAGAATTCAACTATATCAGAATCAATCTAATATTGGGCTTACAGCCTCTCTCAACAAGGGACTAAAGCTGGCTAAAGGTAAGTATATCGCTAGAATGGATGCGGATGACATCAGTGAGCATACCAGGATTGAAGAACAGATTAGTTTAATGGAAAAACATGCAGATATTGGGCTATGCGGAAGCTGGTATCAGATTATTGATGGGCGAGTAATAAAAAAACCCATAACACATGAAGAAATTATGCTGGGAATGTTGCGAAGAAACCCTTTTGGACATTCTACTATCATGATAAGAGCAAGCCTATTGAACAAACATAAATTAATATATAACGAAAACTTTACTTCTTCTCAGGATTATGATTTATGGTCTAGAATCGTAGAACATACAAAAGCGTATAATATTCCTAAAGTCCTGGTGAAATACAGACTACATACAAATCAAGTGAGTGTTAAAAAAGAGAAAGAACAACTAAAAAATGAATCTAAAATAAAGAAACAAATTTTACAGAAAGTGCTGGCTGATGTTTCAAATAAGGAAATCCTTATTCACGAAAAAGTAATTTTTAATACACATAATATCAGTACAAAAGAATTTGTTTCGTATGTAAATTTTTTAAAGCGCCTGTTGAAAGCCAATACTAAAAGCTTGAGGTACCATAGTGGTAAATTATATGAGTTTACGTATAAATTATGGCTTAGTGCGATAAAAAATTTACAAAAACCTTCGCTTGATATTGTGTTCTGCATTTGGAGATCTCCTTATCCGAATCGGCACGGCTTCATCAATATGTTAAAGTTAACCACTAAGTTGCTTATATCTAGTTATGCCTAG
- a CDS encoding prenyltransferase/squalene oxidase repeat-containing protein translates to MKYNPEKFVSNLYSKTPAGFASVPGGRVTLYGTCYGLLTQYYLDDSIKLDPDVEKFILSCQNPDSGLFEGPEFSKEYFESRIHDVEHISLHLLCTVLPVLQQFGVKPHYSIKAVHKFCNLPYLQKWLNDREWKKAWLEGNNILFVGQTLVYLRDEEKLPQAQAALDLWFEWLDREIDPSTGLWGTNGYCSPFHAMCGGYHQLLVYYYERHPIQYPKQLVDTVLALQHVDGGFSPSGGGGACEDVDAVDILVNLYKINNYKRPHIRNALRKNLKHILSLQNPDGGFPYKRNAPQSHMGIQDTIAPPNASTMFATWFRVHTIALIAEILTDEKSLAELSLNFSKGLSMGWHSPWDKEQKILGLTQKINEWVVSQQLHLQHNAHNFNKRLRNKAKRVRELIKR, encoded by the coding sequence ATGAAATACAATCCTGAAAAATTTGTTAGCAACTTATATTCAAAAACCCCGGCTGGCTTTGCTTCAGTGCCCGGAGGAAGAGTTACCTTATATGGAACCTGTTATGGGTTACTTACCCAATATTATTTAGATGACTCTATTAAGCTTGATCCTGATGTGGAGAAATTTATTTTGTCATGCCAAAACCCTGACTCAGGTCTATTTGAAGGGCCAGAATTTTCAAAAGAATACTTTGAAAGCAGAATACATGACGTCGAACATATATCTCTCCACTTACTATGTACCGTATTACCAGTACTTCAACAATTTGGAGTAAAACCTCATTACTCTATCAAAGCGGTCCATAAGTTTTGCAATTTGCCGTATTTGCAAAAATGGTTAAACGACAGAGAGTGGAAAAAGGCATGGCTTGAGGGAAATAACATATTATTTGTAGGTCAAACCTTAGTTTATCTAAGAGATGAAGAAAAACTGCCACAAGCACAAGCCGCTTTGGATTTATGGTTTGAATGGCTTGATCGAGAAATAGACCCCTCCACAGGCTTATGGGGAACTAATGGGTATTGCTCCCCTTTTCATGCAATGTGTGGGGGGTATCATCAACTTTTAGTATATTATTATGAAAGGCATCCCATTCAGTATCCAAAACAATTGGTAGATACGGTATTAGCTTTACAGCATGTTGACGGTGGATTTTCCCCTTCAGGGGGAGGGGGAGCATGTGAGGATGTAGATGCAGTAGATATATTAGTAAATCTTTACAAGATAAATAATTATAAAAGACCTCATATCCGAAATGCACTTCGTAAGAACCTAAAACACATTTTAAGTTTACAAAACCCAGACGGAGGTTTCCCCTATAAGAGAAATGCTCCTCAAAGTCATATGGGAATTCAAGATACTATTGCTCCTCCTAATGCTTCAACCATGTTTGCCACTTGGTTTAGAGTCCATACTATTGCACTCATCGCAGAAATACTTACAGATGAGAAATCTCTGGCTGAACTTTCTCTTAACTTTAGTAAAGGGCTTTCTATGGGATGGCATAGTCCTTGGGATAAAGAGCAAAAAATCTTAGGCTTAACACAAAAAATTAATGAGTGGGTAGTAAGCCAGCAACTACATTTGCAGCATAATGCTCATAATTTTAATAAACGCTTACGGAATAAGGCAAAGCGGGTACGAGAATTAATAAAAAGATGA
- a CDS encoding glycosyltransferase: MNLNPTPLVSVCCITYNQESFIRKAIESFLMQKTNFDIEVIIHDDASTDNTSKIIREYEEKYPHIIKPIYQTENQWSKGIRPSPTFVWPKAKGKYIALCEGDDYWTDPLKLQKQVDFLESNTDYVICLHNSYLRFEGTNKPDKIAINHFKEELILKDFIDVDYFREKKGLVSRGHTSSILFKNNLIKKFPDWYYHKAVAGDIYLLILLAQYGKGRFINEFMSVYRINQGGITRAHSTQKGHLLHRNRMSMLGIINEHFDYKYDKLIREQTAKFHLAEAQLYIQEHKYLKAISHFWHAVIHSQDKPSMLKSIILLFGKSSKVMRIFLGGFRKVKSLLKGRKKKAEKKKNRIQVSQILASQHPPENYDDHAVFQQLQSKYSPRTGYKYDYYHSWERGIKRASAILEIPTLQQKGLKFLEVACGDAMTSYVLSTYGHEGHCHDIEDWRLPEAKGLEFYQADLNNSLPIEDSQFDLIFSFNAFEHLPDPAFALQEISRVAKPGAIVYIEFGPLYNSPWGLHAYRTLYMPYPQFLFSESFYMDKLQELGMYDLGKKQVGLQPMNKWDTKAFESIWELHDLRVEDIKYGSDTSHLDIILKYPLAFRGRKLDLKEVTTSWMRAILSKKQK; encoded by the coding sequence ATGAATCTAAACCCAACTCCATTAGTAAGTGTATGTTGCATTACTTATAACCAAGAAAGCTTTATACGAAAAGCAATCGAAAGTTTTTTGATGCAAAAAACAAATTTTGATATTGAGGTTATTATTCATGATGATGCATCCACTGACAATACTTCCAAGATTATACGAGAATATGAAGAAAAGTATCCTCATATAATAAAGCCCATCTACCAAACTGAAAATCAATGGTCAAAAGGAATCCGCCCTTCACCTACTTTTGTGTGGCCTAAAGCTAAAGGAAAATATATAGCACTCTGTGAAGGAGACGATTACTGGACAGATCCTCTGAAATTACAAAAACAAGTAGATTTCTTGGAATCTAATACTGACTATGTCATTTGTCTTCATAATTCTTATCTCAGATTTGAAGGTACAAACAAACCAGATAAAATAGCTATTAATCACTTTAAAGAGGAGCTTATTCTTAAAGACTTTATTGATGTAGATTATTTTAGAGAAAAAAAAGGCTTGGTTAGTAGGGGACATACTTCTAGTATTCTCTTCAAAAACAATTTAATCAAAAAATTCCCTGATTGGTATTACCATAAAGCAGTTGCTGGTGACATTTATCTATTAATTTTACTAGCTCAATATGGTAAGGGAAGATTCATTAATGAATTTATGTCTGTTTACAGAATTAACCAGGGAGGGATAACACGGGCACATTCTACACAAAAAGGGCACTTATTGCATAGAAACAGAATGTCCATGCTGGGTATCATCAATGAACATTTTGATTACAAATATGATAAGCTAATTCGTGAACAAACCGCTAAGTTTCACTTAGCTGAAGCTCAACTTTATATTCAGGAGCACAAATATTTAAAAGCTATTAGTCATTTTTGGCACGCAGTCATTCATAGCCAGGACAAGCCCTCTATGCTAAAAAGTATAATATTATTGTTTGGTAAATCTTCCAAGGTTATGCGTATTTTTTTAGGAGGCTTCCGGAAAGTCAAATCTTTACTTAAAGGGAGAAAAAAAAAGGCTGAGAAAAAAAAAAATAGGATACAGGTATCTCAAATACTTGCTTCGCAGCACCCTCCTGAAAATTATGATGATCACGCAGTTTTTCAACAGTTACAATCCAAGTACTCTCCTAGAACAGGCTACAAATATGATTACTACCATAGTTGGGAGAGAGGAATAAAAAGAGCATCTGCTATACTCGAAATCCCTACACTGCAACAGAAAGGCCTTAAATTTTTGGAAGTTGCTTGCGGGGATGCCATGACAAGTTATGTACTCTCCACTTATGGACATGAAGGGCATTGTCATGATATAGAAGACTGGAGGCTTCCAGAAGCAAAGGGACTTGAATTCTATCAAGCTGATTTAAATAACTCTTTACCTATTGAAGATTCACAATTTGACCTAATCTTTTCATTTAATGCTTTTGAACATTTGCCAGACCCTGCATTTGCTCTTCAGGAAATATCCAGAGTAGCAAAACCTGGTGCCATTGTTTATATAGAATTTGGACCACTATACAATAGCCCCTGGGGTCTACATGCTTATCGTACTTTGTATATGCCTTACCCTCAGTTCCTTTTTTCAGAATCATTTTACATGGATAAACTGCAAGAGTTAGGAATGTATGACTTGGGAAAAAAGCAAGTTGGGCTACAACCCATGAACAAATGGGATACTAAAGCATTTGAAAGTATATGGGAGTTGCATGATCTAAGGGTGGAAGATATTAAGTATGGCTCTGATACTTCGCACTTGGATATTATTTTAAAATACCCTCTTGCTTTTAGGGGTAGAAAGCTAGACCTGAAGGAAGTAACAACTTCTTGGATGAGAGCAATATTATCAAAAAAGCAAAAATAG
- a CDS encoding NeuD/PglB/VioB family sugar acetyltransferase: MKKIIVLGGSGIGMIASSIIDKMTGYELLGFVNDVVPVGNTIGKYKKIKVIDKTENIQKYITDEEIYFFNGFVGMTREKEVYETLQKLGIPKERYVNLIDPTAIVPWDYCSIGQGVLMAPLSQLSSDTNISDNCMLLANTFIGHDTFLDQYVSVATNAVIGANVHVGKACHIGSNATIREKVKIGDFSLVGMGAVVLKDVPENSIVAGNPARVIKTKNI; this comes from the coding sequence ATGAAAAAGATTATAGTATTAGGAGGTAGTGGTATAGGTATGATTGCCTCATCTATCATTGATAAAATGACTGGTTATGAACTACTTGGTTTCGTGAATGATGTTGTTCCTGTCGGGAATACTATCGGTAAGTATAAAAAAATTAAAGTAATCGATAAGACTGAAAATATTCAGAAATATATAACTGATGAAGAAATCTACTTTTTCAACGGTTTTGTAGGAATGACTCGTGAAAAAGAAGTTTATGAAACCCTTCAAAAATTAGGCATTCCCAAAGAGCGATATGTTAACCTTATTGATCCTACAGCTATAGTCCCTTGGGATTATTGCTCAATAGGGCAAGGGGTATTAATGGCTCCTTTATCACAATTAAGTTCAGATACAAATATCTCTGACAATTGTATGCTGCTGGCTAATACCTTTATCGGACATGATACTTTTTTGGATCAATATGTTTCAGTAGCAACTAATGCTGTAATAGGTGCCAATGTCCATGTGGGCAAAGCTTGTCATATTGGTAGTAATGCTACAATTAGAGAAAAGGTAAAAATCGGAGATTTTAGCCTAGTTGGAATGGGGGCGGTGGTCTTGAAAGATGTGCCTGAAAATTCAATCGTTGCTGGGAATCCGGCAAGAGTGATAAAGACTAAAAACATTTAA
- a CDS encoding HpcH/HpaI aldolase/citrate lyase family protein: protein MKDFLLRSLMFVPGHNERLLNSAARSKADVLLLDIEDSVQPSSNKQLARDKIEQYLREGYFQKYAVFPRVNDRESGHLLKDIHQLTIEGVHGFVYPKSKTGQDVYFFDKLLETIEYEKGIKVGTYKIIPLIETASAVLNAQDICKASSRVIAIAFGCEDFVTDLQGVHDDAGQSIFTARAMIAMAARAHGVVPIDTVHIKVHDLEDLEKNLIVAKNLGFEGMLVLNPKELPLVHQYFSPTVEEVNGAEEMIRLAAKAEEEGKGVTVINGKFVGPPMVLQAKNILKKHTLIQAKP from the coding sequence ATGAAAGATTTTTTGCTACGCAGCCTTATGTTCGTACCTGGGCATAACGAACGTCTTTTGAATAGTGCTGCAAGATCAAAGGCAGATGTCCTATTACTTGATATAGAAGATTCTGTTCAGCCATCATCTAATAAGCAATTAGCACGCGATAAGATTGAACAGTATTTAAGAGAAGGTTATTTTCAAAAGTATGCTGTTTTTCCAAGAGTAAATGACAGAGAAAGTGGACACTTACTTAAGGACATCCATCAACTAACCATTGAAGGAGTACATGGCTTTGTTTATCCTAAGTCTAAAACAGGACAAGACGTATACTTTTTTGATAAACTATTAGAAACTATTGAATACGAAAAAGGAATAAAAGTAGGTACATACAAAATTATTCCTTTGATTGAGACAGCTTCAGCTGTACTTAACGCACAAGATATTTGCAAAGCATCTTCAAGGGTAATAGCTATCGCATTTGGATGTGAAGATTTTGTAACGGACTTGCAGGGAGTGCATGATGATGCTGGGCAAAGTATATTTACTGCCCGGGCTATGATTGCAATGGCTGCCAGAGCGCATGGAGTAGTGCCTATAGATACCGTACATATTAAGGTACATGATCTGGAGGATTTAGAAAAGAATTTGATTGTAGCAAAAAATCTTGGGTTTGAAGGAATGCTCGTACTCAACCCTAAAGAACTCCCATTGGTACACCAGTACTTTTCCCCTACTGTAGAAGAAGTCAATGGAGCTGAAGAAATGATTCGTTTGGCTGCAAAGGCTGAAGAAGAAGGAAAAGGGGTGACAGTTATCAATGGTAAATTCGTAGGTCCTCCGATGGTGCTTCAGGCAAAAAACATTTTAAAAAAGCATACGCTTATACAGGCTAAACCTTAA
- a CDS encoding MaoC family dehydratase: protein MQRSVMGHYFEEFKVGEVIEHELSKTIFESDNNLFSLLTMNHHPVHLNHDYALHNQHGRILVVGTLVFSLVVGITVPDISGKAIANLIYEEVKHLAPVFINDTLYAKSKILEVLPSKSKSDRGIIYVETVGYNQQQIDVLSFKRKVLIKKRNS, encoded by the coding sequence ATGCAAAGAAGTGTAATGGGTCATTACTTTGAGGAATTCAAAGTGGGAGAAGTAATAGAGCACGAACTTTCTAAAACAATTTTTGAAAGTGACAATAATCTATTCAGCCTTCTAACCATGAATCATCATCCTGTTCACTTGAATCATGATTATGCTTTGCATAATCAGCATGGTAGAATACTAGTGGTAGGCACTTTAGTTTTCAGTCTAGTAGTAGGAATAACCGTTCCTGATATTAGTGGTAAAGCAATCGCAAATTTAATATACGAGGAAGTTAAGCACCTTGCACCCGTATTTATTAATGATACGTTGTATGCTAAATCAAAAATTTTGGAAGTATTGCCTTCTAAGTCTAAATCTGATCGTGGAATTATTTATGTAGAAACAGTAGGTTACAATCAACAGCAAATTGATGTGCTTTCTTTTAAAAGAAAAGTATTGATAAAAAAAAGGAACTCATAA
- a CDS encoding DegT/DnrJ/EryC1/StrS family aminotransferase, translated as MINVTQPFLPPKEEYDKYVEGIWKRNWLTNNGPLVNELEIQLKKYFGQKHLLFLTNGTVAIQIAIRALGLKGKIITTPFSYVATTSSIVWEHCEPLFVDIDQHTLNIDADKIEEAITDDVSGILATHCFGNSCDINAIEKIASKHKLKVIYDAAHCFGTVYKGKSIFAYGDVSTTSFHATKLFHTIEGGAVFTQNADLLKRMAYMRNFGHDGPEKFNGVGINGKNSEFHAAMGLVNLKYVGEIIQRRKEQSLFYDEMLQNLKVQKPVIQQGCDFNYAYYPVIFESEEIALKMKAELEKRNISPRRYFYPSLSSLDYVSTPSPPISDDIAKRILCLPLYHDLSREEQLMIVRILLRTQNY; from the coding sequence ATGATTAATGTCACTCAACCCTTCCTGCCACCTAAAGAGGAATATGATAAGTATGTGGAAGGTATCTGGAAAAGAAACTGGCTGACCAACAATGGTCCATTAGTCAATGAGCTGGAAATCCAGTTAAAAAAATATTTTGGGCAAAAGCATTTACTTTTTTTGACTAATGGTACTGTTGCTATTCAAATTGCTATCAGAGCTCTTGGATTAAAAGGGAAAATTATTACCACCCCTTTTAGTTATGTGGCCACTACCAGTAGTATCGTATGGGAGCACTGTGAACCTTTATTCGTAGATATTGATCAGCATACACTAAATATTGATGCTGATAAAATAGAGGAAGCCATCACTGATGATGTAAGTGGTATTTTAGCTACTCATTGTTTTGGGAACAGCTGTGATATTAATGCTATTGAAAAAATAGCATCTAAGCATAAGCTTAAAGTAATTTATGATGCTGCCCACTGTTTTGGGACAGTATATAAAGGCAAAAGTATTTTTGCGTATGGGGATGTCAGTACAACCAGTTTTCATGCTACTAAGCTCTTCCATACCATTGAAGGTGGAGCAGTATTTACCCAAAACGCTGATTTACTTAAGAGAATGGCCTATATGCGAAATTTCGGCCATGATGGTCCTGAGAAATTTAATGGGGTAGGCATCAATGGTAAAAATTCAGAATTTCATGCTGCTATGGGGCTGGTAAATTTGAAATATGTTGGGGAGATTATACAACGCAGAAAAGAGCAATCGCTTTTTTATGATGAAATGCTGCAAAATTTGAAAGTACAGAAGCCAGTAATACAGCAGGGTTGTGATTTCAACTATGCCTATTATCCGGTGATTTTTGAGTCAGAAGAAATAGCCCTCAAGATGAAGGCTGAGTTGGAAAAAAGAAATATCTCTCCCAGGCGTTACTTCTACCCTTCCTTATCTTCATTAGATTATGTTTCTACTCCTTCTCCGCCAATCTCTGATGATATTGCTAAAAGGATATTATGTCTACCTCTTTATCATGACCTGTCTCGTGAAGAGCAACTAATGATAGTAAGGATATTATTAAGAACTCAAAATTACTAG
- a CDS encoding ABC transporter ATP-binding protein — MSEIAVDIHSVSKKYTIGDTSSGSLKETIASFFTNNANQKTEEFWAIKDVSFKVGRGEAVGIIGKNGAGKSTLLKVLSRITEPTEGKIIINGRVSSLLEVGTGFHQELTGRENVFLNGTILGMSRAEVKAKFDEIAEFSGVQKFLDTPVKRYSSGMKVRLAFAVAAHLDPEILIIDEVLAVGDAEFQKKCLGKMQDVTGEGRTIIFVSHNMGAVRDLCTSGVYLKNGKVAKQGKIDPIISDYLTEGGEAQGNHTWDIEHAPGENGIKILQVGISSPHSEEVSTFTTEEELKLNFSILTEMDTNTHLDVTFHLADEMGNVIFTGSTARIEKENRLAKGLLKATCTIPDNLLNEGKYYISRLLVVKNRGTVLYEHNDLLSFEIIRPINNTFGWKGKKEGLIRPKLDWNVIIDEGKFV, encoded by the coding sequence ATGAGTGAAATTGCCGTAGACATACATAGTGTATCTAAAAAATATACCATAGGAGACACTTCAAGTGGAAGCTTAAAAGAAACCATTGCATCTTTCTTTACCAATAATGCTAATCAGAAAACTGAAGAGTTTTGGGCCATTAAAGATGTATCATTTAAAGTGGGGCGTGGTGAAGCGGTAGGTATTATTGGTAAAAATGGAGCCGGCAAAAGTACATTGTTAAAAGTTTTATCCAGAATTACAGAGCCTACTGAAGGTAAAATTATTATTAACGGTAGAGTGTCCTCTCTATTAGAAGTAGGGACTGGCTTTCATCAAGAGCTAACAGGTAGAGAAAATGTTTTTCTGAACGGTACAATTTTGGGCATGTCGCGAGCAGAAGTAAAAGCTAAATTTGATGAAATTGCTGAGTTTAGTGGTGTACAAAAATTTTTGGATACTCCTGTAAAAAGATACTCTTCAGGTATGAAAGTTCGTCTTGCGTTTGCCGTAGCTGCGCATTTAGATCCTGAGATTCTCATTATTGATGAGGTATTGGCAGTTGGTGATGCTGAGTTTCAAAAAAAATGTCTAGGAAAGATGCAAGATGTAACAGGAGAAGGGAGAACAATAATATTTGTCAGTCATAATATGGGAGCTGTTAGAGACTTGTGTACTTCCGGAGTCTATCTTAAAAATGGTAAAGTTGCAAAACAGGGTAAAATAGACCCTATTATCTCTGATTATTTGACTGAAGGGGGTGAGGCACAAGGAAATCATACATGGGATATTGAACATGCTCCAGGAGAAAATGGAATAAAGATTCTTCAAGTGGGCATTTCTTCTCCTCATTCTGAAGAGGTTTCTACTTTTACTACTGAAGAAGAGCTAAAACTCAATTTTTCCATTCTTACTGAAATGGACACAAATACTCATTTGGACGTTACTTTTCATCTTGCAGATGAAATGGGAAATGTGATTTTTACAGGTAGTACTGCCAGGATAGAGAAAGAAAATAGGCTAGCGAAAGGATTACTTAAAGCAACCTGCACTATTCCTGATAACTTGTTGAATGAAGGAAAGTATTACATCAGCAGATTGCTAGTAGTTAAAAATAGAGGAACTGTATTATACGAGCATAATGATCTTCTCAGCTTTGAAATTATTAGACCTATTAATAATACCTTTGGATGGAAAGGTAAAAAAGAAGGGTTAATAAGGCCAAAACTAGATTGGAACGTAATAATAGACGAAGGTAAATTTGTATGA
- a CDS encoding ABC transporter permease, with the protein MANHKVIIDANKSVLSLDLKELFSYKDLFYTLAQRDFKVKYAQTFLGFAWAFIQPFMTLIVFALVFSRGLRLNTGEIPYILFAACGLAAWTYFSSVMNQAGNSIIGSQGMVQKIYFPRLIIPLSKALVGLIDFFIALLIIFLLLIFYQYAPSPNIIFLPFFILMAVIAALGVGIWLSALTIRYRDFQQIVPFLVRFGMFFTPVAYPASIFADRIPNWALIIYYLNPIAGVIDGFRWTVLGTDPPNILSYVSFFVVILLFISSLFYFKKVERTIADII; encoded by the coding sequence ATGGCAAATCATAAAGTAATCATAGATGCCAATAAAAGTGTCCTTTCACTTGATCTAAAAGAGCTCTTTAGCTATAAAGATCTTTTTTACACGCTTGCCCAAAGAGATTTTAAAGTGAAATATGCACAAACTTTTTTGGGGTTTGCATGGGCTTTTATACAACCTTTCATGACATTGATTGTCTTTGCATTGGTATTTAGCCGCGGATTAAGACTTAATACAGGTGAGATTCCATACATATTATTTGCAGCTTGCGGCTTGGCAGCATGGACTTATTTTTCATCAGTGATGAATCAAGCTGGTAATTCTATCATTGGCTCTCAAGGTATGGTGCAAAAAATTTATTTTCCTCGTCTTATCATACCTTTGTCAAAAGCTTTGGTAGGGTTGATTGATTTTTTTATTGCTCTTCTAATTATCTTTTTGTTATTAATATTTTATCAGTATGCGCCTTCTCCAAATATTATCTTTTTGCCTTTCTTCATTTTGATGGCCGTTATTGCAGCATTAGGAGTAGGGATTTGGTTAAGTGCCCTGACTATAAGGTATAGAGACTTTCAGCAGATTGTTCCATTTCTGGTAAGATTTGGGATGTTCTTTACTCCAGTTGCTTACCCTGCAAGTATTTTTGCTGATCGTATTCCAAATTGGGCTCTAATCATTTATTACCTTAATCCTATTGCAGGAGTAATTGACGGTTTCCGATGGACTGTGTTGGGTACTGATCCTCCGAACATACTTTCGTATGTTTCCTTTTTTGTAGTTATCTTATTATTCATAAGTTCTTTATTTTACTTTAAAAAAGTAGAACGAACTATTGCTGATATCATCTAA